A window of the Dioscorea cayenensis subsp. rotundata cultivar TDr96_F1 chromosome 14, TDr96_F1_v2_PseudoChromosome.rev07_lg8_w22 25.fasta, whole genome shotgun sequence genome harbors these coding sequences:
- the LOC120276067 gene encoding PE-PGRS family protein PE_PGRS5-like has product MSSTFPNFSSEEGGSSFLKDVSDSIIETTSIFSPTSTGSIAGGDSFASSEKEGNGQDGTGPEWEGTGDGGTGPEGKGEGIGEDGAGPEGEGSWNDGSGAEGEGGGDSGLVAEEGVSGDDETGPEAETGGDGAAGADGEAGGDCLAGAEREGRGDGVVGPLD; this is encoded by the coding sequence ATGTCCTCCACGTTTCCTAACTTCTCATCTGAAGAAGGGGGCAGTTCATTTCTCAAGGATGTTAGTGATTCAATTATAGAGACCACGTCGATATTTTCGCCGACATCGACTGGTAGTATAGCGGGTGGAGATAGCTTCGCCAGTTCGGAGAAGGAAGGAAATGGACAAGATGGCACCGGTCCGGAGTGGGAAGGGACGGGGGATGGTGGCACAGgtccggaggggaaaggggaggGGATTGGGGAAGATGGTGCGGGTCCAGAGGGCGAAGGGAGTTGGAATGACGGATCGGGTGCGGAGGGGGAAGGGGGTGGGGATAGTGGCTTGGTTGCGGAAGAGGGAGTGAGTGGGGATGATGAGACGGGTCCGGAGGCGGAAACGGGTGGGGATGGCGCGGCAGGTGCAGATGGGGAAGCGGGTGGGGATTGCTTGGCTGGTGCGGAGAGGGAAGGGCGTGGGGATGGTGTTGTGGGTCCGTTAGACTAA
- the LOC120276066 gene encoding uncharacterized protein LOC120276066, whose product MSLNRGTFPPHQQPLGVLAIRLSSEDHEIVSMEVCDQFSDSEHFKDALRNFAIKHNFNFTFIKNDKQRVTVKCAAEGCEWRVHASMEACVIGFKTGCRPLLYLDGTHLLGKYGGTLLGATGKDGNDGFFHVAFAILGDTIYDDDEYVKIITFISDRSKGLINAVAKVLPSSPHAYCLRHLEANFMKANVRLGKSLKERCWSILSRIAFSCAEKEFDDDVANLLNTSTDAHQWLMQKSDLAHWANYMFKGDRWVEMYSNVAESYNAWIKEARHLPVTNMVDSIRFKLMGMLCHQREQSQRWERRLCPVIHRKIEELVEESRNLLVGRSDGDHFEVVDQKNYCINLNAWTCSCCMWQVYGIPCKHACAAILQTDTNIHRYIDDYFTVDSYRQAYAEAIFSVPDDINSELLVRPPITKKPVGRPRRKRLESQPSSVHELRCSRCHDAGHNCRSCNVSIAD is encoded by the exons ATGTCACTCAATAGGGGCACATTTCCACCCCATCAACAACCTTTGGGGGTTCTTGCCATCCGGCTTTCGTCAGAAGATCATGAGATTGTTTCAATGGAAGTCTGTGATCAATTTTCTGACAGTGAACATTTTAAAGATGCACTTAGAAATTTTGCTATCAAACACAATTTTAACTTTACATTCATCAAAAATGACAAGCAAAGAGTGACTGTCAAGTGCGCTGCTGAAGGTTGTGAATGGCGTGTACATGCGTCCATGGAAG CATGTGTCATTGGTTTCAAGACCGGATGTAGGCCATTGCTGTACCTGGATGGAACTCACTTGCTTGGTAAGTACGGGGGCACTTTGTTAGGTGCAACGGGGAAAGATGGGAACGATGGTTTCTTTCATGTAGCATTTGCAATC CTTGGAGATACTATATACGATGATGACGAATATGtgaaaattattacatttatatctgataggtccaagggccttatCAATGCTGTCGCGAAGGTATTACCTTCCTCACCGCATGCATATTGTTTACGCCACTTGGAAGCAAACTTCATGAAAGCAAATGTCAGACTTGGCAAGTCATTGAAAGAACGGTGTTGGTCTATATTATCAAGAATTGCGTTTTCATGTGCTGAAAAAGAATTCGATGACGATGTTGCCAATCTGTTAAACACATCGACTGATGCACATCAATGGTTGATGCAGAAATCCGATCTGGCACACTGGGCGAACTACATGTTCAAAGGTGATAGATGGGTGGAGATGTACTCAAACGTGGCGGAGTCGTATAATGCATGGATAAAAGAGGCACGCCATCTCCCTGTCACAAACATGGTAGACTCAATAAG GTTTAAGCTGATGGGCATGTTGTGTCATCAACGTGAACAATCTCAAAGATGGGAGAGACGTCTATGTCCTGTTATTCATCGAAAGATTGAGGAACTTGTTGAAGAGTCTCGCAACCTACTGGTCGGCCGTTCCGACGGTGACCATTTTGAAGTAGTTGACCAAAAGAACTACTGCATCAATTTGAACGCTTGGACATGCTCATGTTGTATGTGGCAGGTGTATGGCATTCCATGCAAACATGCATGTGCGGCAATATTGCAGACAGACACAAATATTCATCGATATATCGATGACTACTTCACAGTGGACTCTTACCGACAAGCATATGCAGAAGCCATATTTTCAGTACCAGATGATATCAACAGCGAACTACTTGTGCGCCCTCCAATCACCAAGAAGCCAGTTGGTCGGCCAAGACGGAAGCGTCTAGAGTCACAACCATCAAGCGTTCATGAATTACGATGCAGCCGTTGCCATGATGCTGGTCATAACTGTAGATCCTGTAATGTATCGATAGCTGACTAA
- the LOC120276332 gene encoding WAT1-related protein At5g64700-like, translating into MGDKRPYMAMVVVQVIFAGMALTSKAAFNHGMNTFIFLFYRQAFSVLLLLPLSLLFGRKNATSLPFKLLLKIFFWSLIGLTVNLNVYNVAIKFTSTTVATAATTAIPVLTFILAVLLKMENLNPKRMPGILKSLGIAFCLAGVLVIAFYKGPQVISVNSNHPTMHGSAANQHVIPNSTRTWIKGTFLMVLATIAWSSWIVSQGFLLNEYPHQLIFQTLCAIFSTFQSFLIAIAFERHLSKWKLQMDVGLYAIAYGGIFVGVIGFYLQTWSIDKKGPVFAAIFTPLSLVITTALSTFFLNEITYFGSVLGAVLMVIGLYSVLWGKIKEKKPRDEILRT; encoded by the exons atGGGCGATAAGCGGCCATACATGGCAATGGTGGTTGTGCAAGTGATATTTGCAGGCATGGCCTTGACCTCCAAAGCTGCATTCAATCATGGAATGAACACCTTCATCTTTCTTTTCTACAGACAAGCTTTCTCTGTTCTTCTCTTACTTCCACTCTCTCTCCTTTTTGGCAG GAAGAATGCAACATCTTTACCGTTCAAGCTACTTCTCAAGATCTTCTTCTGGTCACTCATAGG GCTTACCGTCAATCTAAATGTATACAATGTGGCCATAAAATTCACTTCCACAACTGTTGCAACTGCAGCAACAACTGCCATCCCTGTTCTTACTTTCATCCTCGCAGTTCTtctcaa GATGGAAAATCTTAATCCAAAGAGAATGCCAGGCATATTGAAGTCATTGGGAATAGCATTTTGTTTGGCTGGTGTACTAGTTATAGCTTTCTACAAAGGTCCACAAGTTATATCTGTGAACTCTAATCATCCAACTATGCATGGAAGTGCTGCAAATCAACATGTGATTCCCAATTCAACGAGGACATGGATTAAGGGTACTTTTCTTATGGTCTTGGCCACTATTGCATGGTCTTCCTGGATTGTCTCACAG GGGTTTCTATTGAATGAATATCCTCATCAACTTATCTTTCAAACCCTCTGTGCAATTTTCAGCACATTTCAATCATTTTTAATAGCAATTGCTTTCGAAAGACACTTATCCAAGTGGAAATTACAAATGGATGTTGGCCTTTATGCAATTGCATATGGT GGAATTTTCGTCGGCGTAATAGGATTTTACTTACAAACTTGGTCTATTGATAAGAAAGGGCCCGTGTTTGCTGCAATCTTCACTCCATTATCACTTGTGATTACCACTGCATTGTCTACATTCTTTTTAAATGAAATCACTTATTTTGGAAG TGTTTTGGGTGCTGTTTTAATGGTAATAGGACTTTATAGTGTTCTATGGGGAAAGATTAAAGAAAAGAAGCCTCGAGATGAGATACTGAGAACGTAG